The Saprospiraceae bacterium genome includes a window with the following:
- a CDS encoding ABC transporter ATP-binding protein, with protein MPRGRVKSIEPEKIKFKDSFEALRFVPRFFKKIRQVSPALFYTNILCRLVDAVIPLLMLWTGKMIIDEVLLIINSDIKDTDRLWMYVAVEFGLAIVSDLLSRSISLTDGLLGDQYSNASSMELIRKTSELDLEQLEDATFYDKLERARQQTNGRVGLMSNVLTQGQDVIVILSLLAGVVIFEPWLILLLVISVVPTIINEIKFSGTSYSLARSWTQERRELDYLRYAGASDVTAKEVKLFGLADYLAERFGELSEKYFLANKKLAIKRAWWGSAFNVIGTGAYYAAYILIIVRTIGSLITIGELTFLAGSFSRLRTKMQGFFTRFTYITESALYLQDYFDFLDLKSSDILPVDVKELPKKILSGFEFRNVGFKYPGSENWVVRNISFKIDAGEKFAFVGENGAGKTTLIKLLLRFYDPVEGEILLDGIPVKNYDRSAYQQYFGVIFQDFVRYELTLRENVAVGKISEIDNEERLANAAEKSLASDVIGAFPDGLSQQMGRRFKNGKDLSGGQWQKIALARAYMKDAEVLILDEPTSALDARAEYEAFQRFIGLTKGKTAVIISHRFSTVRMADRIMVLKDGNVAEIGTHEELLGNQKLYAELFRLQAAGYQ; from the coding sequence TTGCCCAGAGGAAGAGTAAAATCAATAGAACCCGAAAAAATTAAATTTAAGGACAGTTTTGAAGCATTACGCTTTGTACCGCGATTCTTTAAAAAAATCCGGCAGGTAAGTCCGGCACTTTTTTATACCAATATCTTATGCAGATTGGTCGATGCCGTCATACCCTTGCTAATGCTCTGGACGGGAAAAATGATAATTGATGAAGTACTGCTCATTATTAATTCTGATATCAAAGATACAGACAGACTCTGGATGTATGTTGCAGTAGAGTTTGGTCTGGCGATAGTTTCTGATCTTTTGAGCCGGAGTATCAGTCTGACAGACGGACTGCTCGGTGATCAGTACTCCAATGCATCCTCGATGGAACTCATCCGTAAAACTTCTGAACTCGATCTAGAGCAACTGGAAGATGCCACCTTTTATGATAAACTGGAGCGTGCCAGACAACAGACCAACGGCAGAGTAGGTCTTATGTCCAATGTTCTGACGCAGGGGCAGGATGTGATCGTGATTTTATCCTTATTGGCTGGGGTCGTTATCTTTGAGCCATGGCTTATTCTGCTGCTGGTGATATCGGTCGTTCCTACCATCATCAATGAAATTAAGTTCAGCGGGACCAGTTATTCACTTGCGAGAAGCTGGACGCAGGAACGACGCGAACTCGATTATCTGAGATATGCGGGAGCAAGTGATGTGACCGCAAAAGAAGTCAAACTGTTTGGATTGGCAGATTATCTGGCCGAAAGGTTTGGCGAGCTGTCAGAAAAATATTTTTTAGCCAATAAAAAACTGGCTATCAAAAGAGCATGGTGGGGTTCGGCATTTAATGTGATCGGTACCGGTGCTTATTATGCTGCTTATATTCTGATCATTGTCAGGACAATCGGATCGCTGATAACGATCGGAGAGCTCACATTTTTGGCAGGATCATTCAGCCGATTGCGAACCAAGATGCAGGGATTTTTTACTCGCTTTACATACATCACCGAAAGTGCATTGTACTTGCAGGATTATTTTGATTTTCTGGATCTGAAAAGTTCAGATATTTTGCCTGTTGATGTGAAGGAATTGCCCAAAAAGATATTAAGCGGATTTGAATTCAGAAATGTAGGATTTAAATATCCGGGTTCGGAAAATTGGGTCGTTCGTAATATCAGCTTTAAGATTGATGCCGGCGAAAAATTTGCCTTCGTCGGTGAAAACGGTGCCGGCAAAACTACACTCATAAAATTATTGCTGCGCTTTTATGATCCGGTCGAAGGGGAAATATTATTGGATGGCATTCCCGTAAAAAATTATGACCGATCAGCTTATCAGCAATATTTTGGCGTGATTTTTCAGGATTTTGTCCGGTACGAACTGACGCTCAGAGAAAACGTGGCCGTCGGTAAAATATCTGAAATCGACAATGAAGAAAGATTGGCTAATGCTGCAGAAAAAAGTCTGGCTTCTGATGTGATCGGAGCATTTCCCGATGGACTAAGCCAACAGATGGGCCGGAGATTCAAAAATGGCAAAGATCTGTCAGGCGGGCAATGGCAGAAAATAGCTCTGGCAAGAGCTTATATGAAAGATGCAGAAGTTTTGATACTGGATGAGCCCACCTCTGCTTTGGATGCGAGAGCGGAGTATGAAGCTTTTCAGCGTTTCATTGGACTTACAAAAGGAAAAACGGCAGTCATCATATCGCACCGTTTTAGTACAGTAAGAATGGCTGATCGTATCATGGTACTAAAGGATGGTAATGTTGCTGAGATAGGCACACACGAAGAGCTTTTGGGAAATCAAAAGCTATATGCGGAATTGTTCCGGCTGCAGGCTGCGGGATATCAGTAG
- a CDS encoding polyprenyl synthetase family protein, with protein sequence MELIANYQKAFEAYCADQLTPREPLNLYEPVRYILSLGGKRFRPLFVLKGYELYQNDINFAMPAALAAEVFHNFTLMHDDIMDAADIRRGQPTVHQKYGVNTAILSGDVMLIKSYELLLSYGNPVLTSKLLNIFTKMATEVCEGQQMDMDFETADHTDIESYLKMITLKTSVLLAACFQMGAVLGGATESDQKHLYEFAKNFGIAFQLQDDVLDTFGNSDLVGKKIGGDIARNKKTYLYLKALELASDSQKNDLLNMYSYNAGMNENLKIQNTTSIFKELNVAEYASQTISAYRDLAVSHLQACNISEKNKIELIQMLDQMVFRSY encoded by the coding sequence ATGGAATTAATAGCAAATTATCAGAAAGCTTTTGAAGCTTATTGTGCCGATCAATTAACACCCAGAGAACCTCTTAACTTATACGAACCGGTTCGCTACATTCTTTCTTTAGGGGGCAAAAGGTTTCGACCGTTATTTGTTTTGAAAGGATATGAATTGTATCAAAACGACATTAACTTTGCGATGCCCGCAGCACTTGCAGCCGAAGTATTCCATAATTTTACATTGATGCACGATGACATTATGGATGCTGCGGATATCCGTAGAGGTCAACCGACAGTACATCAAAAATATGGTGTAAATACAGCTATTCTCAGTGGTGATGTAATGCTAATCAAATCCTATGAGCTATTGCTTAGTTATGGAAATCCTGTTTTGACAAGTAAGCTACTGAATATTTTTACAAAAATGGCAACCGAAGTATGTGAAGGTCAGCAGATGGACATGGATTTTGAGACAGCAGATCATACAGATATAGAAAGCTACCTCAAAATGATCACACTCAAGACATCCGTTTTACTGGCAGCGTGCTTTCAGATGGGAGCTGTATTGGGTGGTGCAACAGAAAGTGACCAAAAACATCTGTATGAATTTGCTAAAAACTTTGGCATCGCTTTTCAGTTGCAGGATGATGTGCTGGATACATTCGGAAATTCTGATCTCGTAGGAAAAAAAATCGGAGGTGATATAGCCAGAAATAAAAAAACCTATCTGTACCTGAAAGCCCTTGAACTAGCATCTGACAGTCAAAAAAACGACCTGCTCAATATGTATTCATATAATGCCGGAATGAATGAAAATCTAAAAATTCAAAATACTACATCCATTTTTAAAGAACTGAATGTTGCAGAATATGCATCCCAGACTATTTCCGCATACAGAGACCTTGCTGTATCCCATCTACAAGCCTGCAATATTTCTGAAAAAAACAAAATTGAACTGATTCAAATGCTGGATCAGATGGTTTTCAGATCGTATTAG
- a CDS encoding 30S ribosomal protein S21, producing MLIINIKDDESIDRALKRYKRKFQSVGLVKELRNRKHFVKPSVVRRNEVLSAAYRQAKFGTQLD from the coding sequence ATGCTTATAATCAACATCAAAGATGACGAATCTATCGACAGAGCACTGAAGAGATATAAGAGAAAATTTCAGTCTGTTGGTCTTGTTAAAGAATTAAGAAACAGAAAACACTTCGTGAAGCCTTCTGTTGTAAGAAGAAATGAAGTTTTGAGTGCAGCTTACAGACAAGCTAAGTTCGGAACTCAGTTAGATTAA
- a CDS encoding DUF1295 domain-containing protein: MITVLLSSLLIITAVNVAAYIWAFFKQSDHLTDISYSLCFIGLTAYLLISEGSLTPGRLMLFAMVFLWGCRLGGFLFYRIHKMGKDYRFDAFRSSWAGFLKFWILQSISIWIISLPIIMGMSKTTLSFSLVGFLIWMAGWITESVADYQKFRFKSSSINKDRFISTGLYRFVRHPNYTGEILCWVGVFIYVVPALNGMEWLSIISPIWIVALLLFISGIPLIDKNAEIKYGNDPTYKAYRSSTKALIPGVF, encoded by the coding sequence ATGATTACAGTACTTTTATCTTCTCTTCTTATTATTACTGCCGTTAATGTTGCAGCATATATCTGGGCATTTTTCAAACAAAGTGACCATTTAACGGATATTAGTTATAGTCTTTGTTTTATAGGCTTGACGGCCTATCTTTTGATTTCGGAAGGATCCTTAACTCCTGGTAGGTTGATGTTGTTTGCCATGGTTTTTTTGTGGGGCTGCAGACTGGGAGGTTTTCTGTTTTACAGAATTCATAAAATGGGAAAAGATTACAGGTTTGATGCATTCAGGAGTAGTTGGGCAGGTTTTCTGAAATTCTGGATTCTGCAATCCATAAGCATCTGGATAATCTCATTGCCCATCATAATGGGTATGTCTAAAACAACTCTTTCGTTTAGTTTGGTGGGGTTCCTTATTTGGATGGCTGGATGGATTACAGAATCTGTGGCTGATTACCAAAAATTCAGATTCAAATCTTCTTCAATCAATAAAGACAGGTTTATTTCTACAGGACTATATCGATTTGTCAGACATCCCAATTATACCGGAGAAATACTTTGCTGGGTTGGGGTCTTCATTTATGTAGTTCCTGCGTTGAATGGAATGGAATGGTTATCCATTATCAGTCCGATATGGATTGTAGCTTTATTATTATTTATCAGTGGCATTCCCTTAATCGATAAAAACGCAGAAATAAAATACGGTAATGACCCAACATATAAGGCATACAGGTCAAGTACGAAGGCTTTAATCCCTGGTGTTTTTTAA
- the pheS gene encoding phenylalanine--tRNA ligase subunit alpha, with protein MSEQIFARAGEILKELRAENIQNAEQLEAFRIKYVGSKNIIKALFGEIKNVEAERKKEFGQVLNELKSAAEERFETEKTRLDSLADASESHNLDLTAPPGVILSGSRHPVSIIMRKIIRIFERIGFTVAEEREIEDDWHNFTAMNTPEDHPARDMQDTFYLKNSDKMLLRTHTSSVQARIMTTQKPPIRIIAPGRVYRNETISSRSHCQFHQVEGLYIDKNVSFADMKQTLLYFAREMYGADTEIRLRPSYFPFTEPSAEMDVYWGLKNEDDYRITKGTGWLEILGCGMVDPQVLINCGIDPEIYSGFAFGMGIERQAMLQYKITDIRQLFENDTRFLKQFSGAI; from the coding sequence ATGTCAGAACAAATATTTGCGAGAGCTGGAGAAATTTTGAAAGAACTCCGGGCAGAAAACATTCAGAATGCAGAACAATTGGAAGCATTCAGAATTAAGTATGTGGGTTCAAAAAATATCATTAAAGCATTATTTGGTGAAATAAAAAATGTTGAAGCTGAGCGAAAGAAAGAATTTGGCCAGGTTCTGAATGAATTGAAGTCGGCTGCTGAGGAGAGATTTGAAACAGAAAAAACAAGATTGGACAGTCTTGCAGATGCATCAGAAAGTCATAATTTAGATCTCACCGCTCCTCCAGGTGTCATTCTATCCGGATCCCGACATCCTGTTTCTATCATTATGAGAAAGATTATCAGGATTTTTGAAAGGATAGGCTTTACTGTTGCAGAAGAGCGAGAGATAGAGGATGACTGGCATAATTTTACTGCTATGAATACTCCGGAAGACCATCCAGCCAGAGATATGCAGGACACATTTTATTTAAAAAATTCAGATAAAATGTTACTCAGGACACATACTTCATCGGTTCAGGCCAGAATTATGACGACACAAAAACCGCCCATCCGAATCATCGCTCCGGGCAGAGTTTACAGAAATGAAACCATCTCATCCAGATCACATTGTCAGTTTCATCAGGTCGAAGGCTTATACATAGACAAAAATGTTTCGTTTGCTGATATGAAACAAACACTTCTTTATTTTGCCAGGGAGATGTATGGGGCAGATACTGAAATCCGACTCCGACCAAGTTATTTTCCTTTTACCGAGCCCAGTGCAGAAATGGATGTTTACTGGGGATTGAAGAATGAGGACGATTACAGAATCACGAAAGGCACTGGATGGCTGGAAATTTTAGGTTGCGGTATGGTAGATCCACAGGTTCTCATCAATTGTGGAATTGATCCGGAAATTTATAGTGGATTTGCATTTGGGATGGGTATAGAACGACAGGCAATGTTACAATACAAGATTACCGATATACGGCAGTTGTTTGAAAATGATACCCGGTTCTTAAAACAATTTTCAGGAGCGATCTAA
- a CDS encoding type II toxin-antitoxin system HigB family toxin, giving the protein MKVHVIKLKTIQDYINENKNSSPYFNLWVNLISNADWEKPKDIVNTFGSADILGNGSERVVFNIGGNKYRMICSYFFGQRNVHLYINWLGTHSEYDKICGDNLQFKIDKY; this is encoded by the coding sequence ATGAAAGTGCATGTAATCAAGTTAAAAACCATTCAGGATTATATAAATGAGAATAAAAACTCATCACCTTATTTTAACTTGTGGGTAAATTTAATCTCAAATGCTGATTGGGAAAAGCCAAAAGATATTGTTAATACATTCGGAAGTGCAGATATTTTGGGAAACGGAAGTGAAAGAGTAGTATTCAATATCGGAGGAAATAAATATAGAATGATATGCTCTTATTTTTTTGGTCAAAGAAACGTGCATCTTTATATAAATTGGCTTGGCACGCACTCTGAATATGATAAAATATGTGGCGATAATCTCCAATTCAAAATTGATAAATATTAA
- a CDS encoding helix-turn-helix domain-containing protein, protein MVKNPLTRENDEVELLTLLIEKWDSENIKILELNPIETVKALMKEHNLNSTDLSKILNLSKGTISKMLNYNKGLSKETIRNLSIYFKLNQEIFNQPYKLENEIRKVRNASLMKTKKTINQKNHPV, encoded by the coding sequence ATGGTAAAAAATCCTTTGACAAGAGAAAATGATGAAGTCGAACTATTAACATTATTGATAGAAAAATGGGATTCAGAAAACATAAAAATCCTAGAACTTAACCCAATTGAAACAGTCAAAGCATTAATGAAAGAACACAATTTAAATTCAACGGATTTAAGTAAAATCTTAAACCTCTCAAAAGGGACGATTTCAAAAATGCTCAATTATAATAAAGGCCTTTCAAAAGAAACCATCAGAAATTTGTCAATCTATTTTAAACTGAATCAGGAAATATTTAATCAACCCTATAAACTGGAAAATGAAATTCGTAAAGTTAGGAATGCATCTCTGATGAAGACAAAAAAAACGATAAACCAAAAGAATCATCCTGTTTAA
- a CDS encoding glycosyltransferase family 9 protein, whose translation MKKVLIIRFSSIGDIVLTSPVVRCVKLQWDAEIHFLVKPAFVAAVHQNPNIDRLHLLHENLDETIENLKKENFDLILDLQKNLKSFRIRKSLGTKSITFNKLNIYKWMFVNLKVNKMPKKHLVDRYFESLSSLGIKNDDAGLDYFISQEDELDAMSQIRGIQYDVLVLGANYFTKRIPKEKCEDIIRQSKRKIVLLGGSDVADIAKELALTFPAETLNFTGKIGINVSAGIIKHAHRVVTSDTGLMHIAAAYQKEIIVVWGNTHPDFGMYPYFGARNNKKHIDFQVEDLPCRPCSKLGFSSCPNEHFKCMFENEILLPD comes from the coding sequence TTGAAAAAAGTATTAATCATAAGATTCAGCTCTATCGGAGACATTGTCCTAACAAGTCCTGTCGTCAGATGTGTCAAGCTACAATGGGATGCCGAAATTCATTTTTTAGTAAAACCGGCTTTTGTAGCTGCTGTACACCAGAATCCTAACATTGACAGGTTACATCTGTTGCATGAAAATTTGGACGAAACGATTGAAAATCTGAAAAAGGAAAATTTTGACCTGATTCTCGATCTCCAGAAAAATCTGAAATCCTTCCGCATCAGAAAATCACTCGGAACGAAAAGCATCACATTCAATAAACTGAATATTTACAAATGGATGTTTGTCAATCTGAAAGTCAATAAAATGCCAAAGAAACACCTGGTGGACAGATATTTTGAATCACTGTCTTCCTTAGGTATTAAAAATGACGATGCAGGACTGGATTACTTCATCTCTCAGGAAGATGAGCTCGATGCGATGAGCCAGATAAGGGGTATTCAATATGATGTATTGGTACTCGGAGCCAATTATTTTACCAAACGTATTCCCAAAGAAAAATGTGAAGATATCATTCGACAATCCAAAAGAAAAATAGTATTGCTCGGAGGATCGGATGTGGCCGATATTGCAAAAGAACTGGCACTTACATTCCCTGCGGAGACTCTGAATTTCACCGGTAAAATCGGCATCAATGTTTCTGCCGGAATCATCAAACATGCCCACAGAGTCGTCACTTCGGATACAGGTCTGATGCATATTGCAGCAGCCTATCAGAAAGAAATCATTGTCGTTTGGGGCAATACCCATCCCGATTTCGGGATGTATCCCTATTTTGGTGCCCGAAATAATAAAAAACACATTGACTTTCAGGTAGAAGATTTACCGTGCAGACCTTGCAGCAAACTGGGATTTTCATCCTGCCCTAATGAACATTTTAAATGTATGTTTGAGAATGAAATTTTGTTGCCGGATTGA
- a CDS encoding serine hydrolase, whose product MNNLDQTIRKIFSLTALLFLCFNYTDAQHKNLSESNTLPVSTPEAEDVSSAGILQFLEAVNNGNNELHSFMILRHGKLIAEGYWSPYGREFRHVMYSVSKSFTSIGVGLAIAEEKLKLNDKVVSFFSAISSGHSQHVYEGDDRPGSSQNVNRYEHGSAFWCPRSR is encoded by the coding sequence ATGAATAACCTAGACCAAACAATCCGAAAAATCTTTTCTTTAACCGCCCTGTTATTTTTGTGCTTCAACTACACAGATGCACAGCATAAAAACCTAAGTGAAAGTAATACGCTTCCCGTCAGCACGCCGGAAGCAGAGGATGTATCTTCAGCAGGAATCCTGCAATTTCTGGAAGCGGTGAATAATGGGAATAATGAACTACACAGTTTTATGATTCTCAGACATGGAAAATTGATCGCAGAAGGATACTGGAGTCCTTACGGGAGGGAATTCAGACATGTCATGTATTCTGTCAGCAAAAGTTTTACTTCCATCGGTGTGGGTCTTGCCATTGCAGAGGAGAAACTAAAGTTAAACGATAAAGTGGTAAGCTTTTTTTCCGCAATCTCTTCCGGACACTCTCAGCACGTATATGAGGGAGATGACCGTCCAGGATCTTCTCAAAATGTCAACCGGTATGAACACGGATCCGCTTTTTGGTGTCCGAGGAGTCGCTGA
- a CDS encoding M4 family metallopeptidase, which yields MQIIKHFRITHVFLLFIFCGLTSNAQFKNVAFKNDEKPDLQNLINPDFKKADRTSELNNYESSVYNTVDFNLSTSEFRTGLRPGVLNELAVPAYIEGKLLPTLQRRTTLEGRAMDYLSAAAPLMKIQSPDDEFLISNIVNDDLGITHIKMQQVYKNIPVFGAETILHGEGGEIDFLNGRYYPTPYLDNVTPTLDEVATREIVISDLGSLMEYEEDIFGMLEIERIKSELVIFIKEGHPYLCRHYTVFKNIIDKWAYFTDTHTGDIIEKYINICKLHPHNNGKSTCNGHHFKPDFKSFQKTDFESITLLDGNSTATAQDLFNINRTFNTYQAGTRFYMIDGARDIFSTASVMPNDPKGVLWTIDAFNTSPQKSNFKYDHITSNNNTWTSKNSVSAHYNGGKAFEYFRNVHNRRSINGSSGNIISFINVAEDDGSSMGNAFWNGAAMFYGNGDSAFRELARGLDVAGHEMTHGVVQSTANLEYQGESGALNESFADVFGAMIDRDDWLIGEDVVRTNAFPSGALRSMENPHNGASTNDFNRGWQPKHYNERYTGNEDNGGVHINSGIPNHAFFRFATAIGKDKAEKVYYRTLTTYLTKSSKFIDCRIAVIKAATDLHGANSAEVNAAKAAFDAVGILGEQGGNYEVDVDPNPGQEFILATSGNGTGLFLLTTAGTAAGTLSNRTVISKPSISDDGTEIVFVGSDNHIYNLVINWTTNQVQEFRLSNQPSWRNVVISRDGLKVAALTTNETNEINVFHFGSTVTSSVFELYNPTFSAGVNTGDVLFADALEFDFSGEYVMYDAKNRINSNSSGTIEYFDIGFLKVWNNQSNTFSLGSIEKLFSALPDDVSIGNATFSKNSPYIIAFDYLEGDDSYILGSNIETGEVSVLFENNTLGYPNYSSKDNRLIFDNDGTSSTNLGIMNLKTNKIEAAANPTLLVQNRSWATWFSNGKRDLTSLPDINRQQIGLSIFPNPAAESFTLKFENIDGRNATIEVISVEGRVMLKQNHDLSEGVNEIGVSLLNVPEGVYFVKLKIEDQQFYHRIIKTGQK from the coding sequence ATGCAGATCATCAAACACTTTAGAATTACCCATGTATTTTTATTATTCATATTTTGTGGTTTAACATCTAATGCTCAGTTTAAAAATGTAGCGTTTAAAAATGATGAAAAGCCGGATTTACAAAACCTGATTAATCCTGATTTTAAAAAAGCTGATCGCACTTCAGAATTAAACAATTATGAATCTTCGGTATACAATACAGTTGATTTTAATCTGTCCACATCTGAATTCAGAACAGGACTTCGACCAGGAGTACTCAATGAGCTTGCCGTACCTGCATATATTGAAGGCAAATTGCTTCCAACTCTTCAACGTCGCACAACCCTTGAAGGAAGAGCGATGGATTATCTATCAGCTGCTGCTCCCCTCATGAAAATACAATCTCCGGATGATGAATTTCTGATCTCAAATATTGTAAACGATGATTTGGGTATCACTCATATAAAAATGCAGCAGGTTTACAAAAACATTCCCGTTTTTGGTGCTGAAACAATCCTACATGGTGAGGGAGGCGAGATTGATTTTTTAAATGGCAGATATTATCCCACTCCTTATTTGGACAATGTTACACCCACTTTAGATGAAGTAGCAACCAGAGAAATTGTTATTTCAGACCTTGGGTCATTGATGGAATATGAAGAAGATATTTTTGGAATGCTGGAAATTGAAAGAATAAAGTCCGAATTGGTTATTTTTATAAAAGAAGGACATCCGTATCTATGCAGACATTATACCGTTTTTAAAAATATCATTGACAAATGGGCATATTTTACTGATACCCACACCGGAGATATTATTGAAAAATATATCAATATCTGTAAGCTTCACCCACACAACAATGGTAAATCCACTTGTAACGGGCATCATTTCAAGCCTGATTTCAAATCCTTTCAAAAAACAGATTTTGAATCCATTACCCTATTAGATGGAAATTCAACAGCGACAGCACAGGATTTATTTAATATAAACCGAACCTTCAATACGTATCAGGCAGGCACCAGATTCTATATGATTGATGGAGCCAGGGATATATTTTCTACTGCTTCAGTTATGCCAAACGACCCGAAAGGAGTACTTTGGACGATTGATGCATTCAATACATCTCCTCAAAAATCCAATTTTAAATACGATCATATTACTTCCAACAATAACACCTGGACAAGCAAAAATTCTGTCTCAGCCCATTACAACGGTGGTAAAGCATTTGAATACTTCAGAAATGTACATAATCGAAGATCTATCAACGGAAGCAGCGGAAACATCATTTCTTTTATAAATGTAGCTGAGGACGACGGAAGTTCCATGGGAAATGCTTTCTGGAACGGCGCAGCGATGTTTTATGGGAATGGTGACAGTGCTTTCAGAGAGCTTGCAAGAGGTCTGGATGTTGCAGGTCACGAAATGACACATGGCGTGGTTCAGAGTACCGCTAATCTTGAGTACCAGGGAGAATCAGGAGCATTGAATGAATCATTTGCAGATGTCTTCGGAGCAATGATAGATAGAGATGACTGGCTAATCGGTGAAGACGTGGTAAGAACAAATGCATTCCCATCCGGAGCATTAAGAAGTATGGAGAATCCACACAATGGTGCTTCCACCAATGACTTTAACAGAGGATGGCAGCCCAAACACTACAATGAAAGATATACCGGAAACGAAGATAATGGTGGTGTTCATATAAACAGCGGTATTCCAAATCACGCATTTTTCAGATTTGCCACTGCAATTGGAAAAGACAAAGCTGAAAAAGTTTATTACAGAACACTAACTACTTACCTGACTAAATCGTCCAAATTTATAGATTGCAGAATTGCAGTGATTAAAGCTGCCACAGATTTGCATGGTGCCAACTCGGCAGAAGTCAACGCTGCTAAAGCCGCCTTTGATGCCGTAGGAATATTGGGTGAACAAGGTGGAAATTATGAAGTTGATGTTGATCCGAATCCGGGTCAGGAATTTATTCTTGCTACCAGTGGAAATGGTACAGGTCTATTTTTACTAACTACAGCAGGGACTGCTGCGGGTACGCTTTCCAACCGAACTGTTATCAGCAAACCCAGTATATCGGATGATGGTACAGAGATAGTCTTTGTCGGCTCGGATAATCATATTTATAATCTGGTTATTAACTGGACTACCAATCAGGTTCAGGAATTCAGGCTTTCTAACCAACCTTCCTGGAGAAATGTGGTCATCTCACGTGACGGTCTCAAAGTAGCGGCTTTAACCACCAATGAAACCAATGAAATTAATGTATTCCATTTCGGCAGTACCGTGACTTCAAGTGTTTTTGAATTGTACAATCCAACCTTTTCGGCGGGAGTGAATACTGGTGATGTGCTTTTTGCAGATGCACTGGAATTTGACTTTTCCGGTGAGTATGTGATGTACGACGCTAAAAACCGAATCAACAGCAACTCTTCAGGTACAATAGAATATTTTGACATTGGATTTCTAAAAGTGTGGAACAATCAGAGCAATACCTTTTCACTTGGATCAATTGAAAAATTATTTTCAGCACTTCCGGACGATGTTAGTATAGGTAACGCTACTTTTTCTAAAAACAGTCCGTATATCATAGCGTTTGACTATCTGGAAGGGGACGACAGCTATATTTTGGGTTCCAACATAGAAACAGGTGAAGTAAGCGTCCTTTTTGAAAACAATACACTGGGTTATCCCAATTATTCATCCAAAGATAACAGATTGATTTTTGATAATGATGGAACTTCTTCCACTAATCTCGGAATAATGAATCTGAAAACCAATAAAATCGAAGCAGCCGCCAACCCTACCCTTCTGGTTCAAAACCGAAGTTGGGCAACATGGTTCAGCAATGGAAAAAGAGATCTTACATCTCTGCCGGATATTAACAGACAACAAATCGGTCTCAGTATTTTCCCAAATCCGGCAGCAGAATCTTTCACTTTGAAATTTGAAAATATAGATGGTAGAAATGCAACGATTGAAGTGATTTCTGTTGAAGGTCGTGTCATGCTAAAACAGAACCATGATCTGTCGGAAGGTGTCAATGAGATAGGTGTATCACTACTGAATGTCCCGGAAGGAGTCTATTTTGTAAAATTAAAAATCGAAGACCAGCAATTTTATCATAGGATCATCAAGACCGGACAAAAATAA